One Luteimonas sp. MC1825 DNA segment encodes these proteins:
- a CDS encoding M23 family metallopeptidase, whose product MLVVGATLGAGLQAGHVNTLQAQVQAQDARLDDTRRAAQREVNALAARLGELQAQANRLNALGDRLTRVAQLGDGEFDFNRPVGVGGYGPVGDMPATELREGIAQADSDLAGAGSQLSVLESLLFNRELDRNAVPSRSPVAASYITSGFGRRADPFGGGAAYHKGIDFDANTGDAVMSVADGVVSYSGVRSGYGNVVEVDHGNGYVTRYAHNSRNVVRVGDLVRVGQQIARAGSTGRSTGAHVHFEVWENGRVANPRQFLGDQQMVAKRG is encoded by the coding sequence ATGCTGGTGGTCGGCGCCACCCTCGGTGCCGGGCTGCAGGCCGGGCACGTGAACACCCTGCAGGCGCAGGTGCAGGCGCAGGACGCCCGTCTCGACGACACCCGCCGCGCCGCGCAGCGCGAGGTGAATGCACTGGCCGCGCGACTGGGCGAGCTGCAGGCGCAGGCCAACCGCCTCAACGCGCTTGGCGACCGCCTGACCCGCGTGGCCCAGCTGGGCGACGGTGAATTCGATTTCAACCGCCCGGTGGGCGTGGGCGGCTACGGCCCGGTCGGCGACATGCCGGCGACCGAGCTGCGCGAGGGCATCGCGCAGGCGGATTCGGACCTCGCCGGCGCCGGCAGCCAGCTCTCGGTGCTGGAATCGCTCCTGTTCAACCGCGAACTCGACCGCAACGCCGTGCCCTCGCGTTCGCCGGTGGCCGCCAGCTACATCACCTCCGGCTTCGGCCGCCGTGCCGATCCGTTCGGCGGTGGCGCCGCATACCACAAGGGCATCGATTTCGACGCCAACACCGGCGACGCGGTGATGTCGGTGGCCGATGGCGTGGTCAGCTATTCCGGCGTGCGCTCGGGCTACGGCAACGTGGTCGAGGTGGACCACGGCAACGGCTACGTGACCCGCTACGCGCACAACTCGCGCAACGTGGTGAGGGTGGGCGACCTGGTGCGCGTGGGCCAGCAGATCGCGCGTGCCGGTTCCACCGGCCGCAGCACCGGCGCGCACGTGCATTTCGAGGTCTGGGAAAACGGCCGCGTCGCCAACCCGCGCCAGTTCCTCGGCGACCAGCAGATGGTCGCCAAGCGCGGCTGA
- a CDS encoding DciA family protein, producing MSRSRSKQAIPRGPRAALDALLADTAGRPIQRALWLDALDRLLRPHLPPSLAAHARLANVDGAKLVYLVDSPIWNAKLRLAAPALLDAARSNGLDVDELKVRTTTQPLLPPARVETTVLPLSATAPESLRAALASLRDGTS from the coding sequence ATGTCCAGGTCCAGGTCCAAACAGGCAATCCCCCGAGGTCCACGCGCTGCCCTCGACGCGCTTCTGGCCGATACCGCCGGCCGTCCGATCCAGCGCGCCTTGTGGCTCGACGCTCTGGATCGCCTGCTCCGTCCCCACTTGCCACCTTCACTGGCCGCGCACGCGCGGCTTGCAAATGTGGATGGCGCGAAGCTGGTCTATCTGGTGGATTCGCCGATCTGGAACGCCAAACTGAGGCTTGCCGCTCCGGCGCTCCTCGATGCCGCCCGATCAAACGGACTCGACGTCGACGAGCTCAAGGTCAGGACCACCACCCAGCCGCTCCTCCCGCCTGCGCGGGTCGAAACAACCGTACTTCCCCTGTCGGCGACCGCCCCGGAATCGCTGCGGGCCGCCTTGGCATCCTTGCGCGACGGGACATCCTAA
- the lpxC gene encoding UDP-3-O-acyl-N-acetylglucosamine deacetylase codes for MVQQRTIKNVTRATGVGLHSGEKVYLTMRPAAPDAGIVFRRVDMEPPVEIPADAMLVSETTLCTGLSQGGAKVQTVEHLMSALAGLGIDNIMIELSAAEVPIMDGSSGPFVFLLQSAGIVEQDAPKRFIRIKRPVEVRDGDKIARFEPYDGFRLGFTIEFNHPAIPTSQSRAEVEFSTENYIREVSRARTFGFMHDLEYMRDRNLGLGGSMDNAIVLDDFRVLNDDGLRYADEFVRHKILDAVGDLYLAGHPVIGAFDGFKSGHALNNTLVRALLADRSAWEEVTFPETGTGPVVYGALQPA; via the coding sequence ATGGTCCAGCAGCGCACCATCAAGAATGTCACCCGCGCCACCGGCGTGGGGCTGCACAGCGGCGAAAAGGTGTACCTGACCATGCGTCCGGCCGCGCCCGACGCCGGCATCGTGTTCCGCCGCGTGGACATGGAGCCGCCGGTCGAGATCCCGGCCGATGCCATGCTGGTCAGCGAGACCACGCTGTGCACCGGCCTGTCGCAGGGCGGGGCCAAGGTGCAGACGGTCGAGCACCTGATGTCGGCGCTCGCCGGCCTCGGCATCGACAACATCATGATCGAGCTGTCCGCGGCCGAGGTGCCGATCATGGACGGCTCGTCCGGCCCGTTCGTGTTCCTGCTGCAGTCGGCGGGCATCGTGGAGCAGGACGCGCCCAAGCGCTTCATCCGCATCAAGCGCCCGGTGGAGGTGCGCGACGGCGACAAGATCGCGCGCTTCGAGCCCTACGACGGCTTCCGCCTGGGCTTCACCATCGAGTTCAACCACCCGGCCATCCCGACCAGCCAGTCGCGCGCCGAAGTGGAATTTTCCACCGAGAACTACATCCGAGAGGTCAGCCGCGCGCGGACCTTCGGCTTCATGCACGACCTTGAATACATGCGCGACCGCAATCTCGGCCTGGGTGGCTCGATGGACAACGCGATCGTGCTCGACGACTTCCGGGTGCTCAACGACGACGGCCTGCGCTACGCCGATGAATTCGTGCGCCACAAGATCCTCGACGCGGTGGGCGACCTGTACCTCGCCGGGCATCCGGTGATCGGCGCCTTCGACGGTTTCAAGTCCGGGCATGCGCTGAACAACACCCTGGTGCGTGCGCTGCTGGCCGACCGTTCGGCCTGGGAAGAAGTGACGTTTCCCGAAACCGGCACCGGCCCGGTGGTCTACGGCGCCCTGCAACCGGCCTGA